From Rickettsia endosymbiont of Ceutorhynchus obstrictus, a single genomic window includes:
- a CDS encoding sigma-54-dependent transcriptional regulator yields MSLIDVLVVDDEEDIRNIVAAILKDEGFNPKVAANSTQALRILAEKPVSAVILDIWLQGSEIDGLGILEIIKKRYPLMPVIIISGHGTIETAVNAIKIGAYDYIEKPFSNDKLVILLKRACEVTKLKRENIDLKSKVIDKTELIGESSVSVKHKIEIEKAAFATSRVMIHGKVGSGKELAARLIHKKSKRVNNPFIIFSPMCMSTEKIHQELFGEVDKVENGNKRPTLLEFANNGTLYIDEVSNIPIPIQIKFLKFLKDQSIKKPCGKNIKLDIKIITGTSKNMQEEVNNGKFLEDLYYRFNVASLKVPSLYERKEDIPLLVKYFVKQLSKFSGLKERNFADETIAALQSYEWPGNIRQLRNVVEWTLIMNPLTSGNNEVIKPYMIPSEILTNSANLTKLEDSFDMLSMPLREAREVFERQYLSAQMSRFNNNISKTSSFVGMERSALHRKLKLLSLHVPLNRLNDEEYEEVNA; encoded by the coding sequence ATGTCGCTAATCGATGTTCTTGTAGTAGATGATGAAGAAGATATAAGAAATATAGTTGCCGCAATTTTAAAAGATGAAGGATTTAATCCTAAAGTGGCGGCTAATAGTACCCAGGCTTTGAGAATACTTGCCGAAAAACCCGTATCGGCGGTTATCTTGGATATTTGGCTTCAGGGGAGTGAAATTGACGGGCTCGGAATTTTAGAGATAATAAAAAAACGTTATCCGTTAATGCCGGTAATAATAATTAGTGGACACGGTACAATTGAAACTGCGGTAAATGCTATAAAAATAGGTGCCTATGATTATATAGAAAAGCCGTTTAGTAATGATAAGCTAGTTATTTTACTTAAAAGAGCATGCGAAGTAACAAAATTAAAACGCGAAAATATTGATCTTAAATCAAAAGTTATAGATAAAACCGAACTAATAGGCGAATCTTCCGTTAGTGTAAAACATAAAATAGAAATTGAAAAAGCAGCTTTTGCTACTAGCCGTGTTATGATTCACGGTAAAGTCGGTAGCGGTAAGGAACTTGCTGCAAGATTAATTCATAAAAAGTCTAAGCGAGTAAATAATCCTTTCATTATTTTTAGCCCGATGTGTATGAGTACCGAAAAGATTCATCAAGAATTATTCGGGGAGGTAGATAAAGTAGAAAACGGTAATAAACGCCCTACCTTACTGGAATTTGCTAATAACGGTACGTTATATATTGATGAAGTTAGTAATATTCCTATACCTATCCAAATAAAATTTCTTAAATTTTTAAAGGACCAATCAATAAAAAAACCTTGCGGGAAAAATATCAAACTTGATATAAAAATAATAACCGGTACTTCTAAAAACATGCAAGAAGAAGTAAATAACGGTAAATTTTTAGAAGATCTTTATTATCGTTTTAACGTTGCTTCTTTAAAAGTGCCTTCATTATATGAACGGAAAGAAGATATACCTCTGTTAGTCAAGTATTTTGTAAAACAGCTTTCTAAATTTTCAGGGTTAAAAGAGCGTAATTTTGCCGATGAAACTATCGCCGCTCTTCAATCTTACGAGTGGCCGGGTAATATCAGACAGTTACGTAACGTAGTTGAATGGACTTTAATTATGAACCCGTTAACCTCCGGCAATAATGAAGTAATCAAGCCTTATATGATACCCTCCGAGATTTTAACGAATAGTGCTAATCTTACTAAATTGGAAGATAGCTTTGATATGTTATCTATGCCGCTTAGAGAAGCTAGAGAAGTTTTTGAACGGCAATATTTATCGGCTCAAATGAGTCGTTTTAATAACAATATTTCTAAAACTTCATCCTTTGTGGGGATGGAACGCTCGGCCCTACATCGTAAATTAAAATTGTTAAGTTTACATGTTCCTCTAAATAGACTAAATGATGAAGAGTATGAGGAAGTTAATGCTTAA
- a CDS encoding pentapeptide repeat-containing protein: protein MLNKIQFLKYKQYIYLLCIASLLFLTACSEPTRDANGLLTDKQSLVIKNYIAAQNTKKLKVNIKDKFGSNLRGLKLIGVKLTNEDLSGIDLSFCEILRVDFSGTNLQQAILTNAIIQESDFSNSVIQNVSAYSSDFQGSIFEGATLRDTNFIQANFTDTAFNKTLVKNVNFENAKFTSTLWNNNNIENVNFQKASLRSSSFKNTTILNSIFYGADLQGISASNSNLSNNYFESVDLSKAKLNSLVIKDSNFTQSIFNEASFNNIQANNSIFSFSSFQSTIFKNVNIVGCDFQNAAFSSSSLEQVRVENSLLNNTNFNDNKISNLSIKNSNINFAKFNKIQATNITSENSTYVNTFFNNNDIKQLAFISSDLTNSGIINSNISNSQFTKVNFAKALIQNVNFLEGKFTLSNLSQIALINSTLTNTVFDTSPITNSQINNTTYVNSSFVNALFTKNIILNSNDFNKFQTGIIISSVKDLQKINDLTNMNFQSLDFSNVTFDKTDFSGSIFKNANLSNAVIKNSILENTDFTMATLNKTNFSGSILTNSVLESAKIYQTNFSNTDLTNANFSKAFIENILLDNAKTAKVTGLNLIPSNAK from the coding sequence ATGCTTAATAAAATCCAATTCCTGAAATATAAGCAGTATATATATTTATTATGTATAGCAAGTTTATTATTTTTAACCGCTTGTTCAGAACCGACTCGTGATGCAAACGGTTTGCTGACTGATAAGCAAAGTCTAGTAATTAAAAATTATATAGCTGCTCAAAATACTAAAAAACTTAAAGTTAATATTAAAGATAAATTCGGTTCAAATTTAAGAGGATTGAAATTAATTGGCGTAAAACTAACTAATGAAGATTTATCGGGAATAGATTTAAGTTTCTGTGAAATATTACGTGTTGATTTTTCCGGTACAAATTTACAACAAGCAATTTTAACAAATGCGATAATACAAGAAAGCGATTTCTCAAATTCAGTAATACAAAATGTATCTGCTTATAGCTCTGATTTTCAAGGTTCTATTTTTGAAGGGGCAACATTAAGAGATACAAATTTTATCCAAGCAAATTTTACCGATACCGCATTTAATAAAACCCTTGTTAAAAATGTAAATTTTGAAAATGCAAAATTCACTTCCACGCTTTGGAATAATAATAATATAGAAAATGTTAATTTTCAAAAAGCTAGCCTTAGAAGTAGTAGTTTTAAAAATACGACAATATTAAACTCTATTTTTTACGGTGCTGATTTACAGGGGATATCGGCAAGTAACAGCAATCTAAGTAATAATTATTTTGAATCAGTCGACTTAAGTAAAGCTAAGTTAAATTCGTTAGTTATTAAAGATTCAAATTTTACTCAAAGCATTTTTAATGAAGCAAGTTTTAATAATATTCAAGCTAATAACTCCATATTTTCATTTTCTTCATTTCAATCTACTATCTTTAAAAATGTTAATATTGTCGGGTGTGATTTTCAAAATGCCGCTTTTAGTAGTTCTAGTTTAGAACAGGTAAGAGTTGAAAATAGTTTGCTAAATAATACAAATTTTAATGATAACAAAATAAGCAATTTATCAATAAAAAATAGCAATATTAATTTTGCAAAATTTAATAAAATACAAGCGACAAATATTACCTCGGAAAACTCTACTTATGTTAATACGTTTTTTAATAATAATGATATCAAACAGTTAGCGTTTATTAGCAGTGACTTAACCAATAGTGGAATAATAAACTCGAATATTTCAAATAGTCAATTTACTAAAGTCAATTTTGCTAAAGCTTTAATACAAAATGTTAACTTTTTAGAAGGTAAGTTTACTTTAAGCAATTTGTCTCAAATAGCTTTAATTAATTCCACTTTAACAAATACGGTATTCGATACTTCCCCTATTACAAATTCGCAAATAAATAATACGACTTATGTAAATTCTAGCTTTGTGAATGCTCTATTCACTAAAAATATTATTTTAAATAGTAACGATTTTAATAAATTCCAGACAGGAATAATAATAAGCTCAGTTAAGGACTTACAAAAAATCAATGATTTAACGAATATGAATTTTCAAAGCCTTGATTTTAGTAATGTAACATTTGATAAAACAGATTTTTCCGGCTCAATTTTTAAAAATGCAAATTTATCAAATGCCGTAATCAAAAATTCTATTTTAGAAAATACTGATTTTACTATGGCAACACTTAATAAAACAAATTTTTCCGGCTCAATATTAACTAATAGTGTATTAGAGTCAGCAAAGATTTATCAAACGAATTTTAGTAATACCGATTTAACAAATGCCAATTTTAGTAAGGCTTTTATTGAAAATATTTTGTTGGATAATGCAAAAACCGCTAAGGTTACAGGTCTTAATCTTATCCCGTCAAATGCTAAATAA
- a CDS encoding glycoside hydrolase TIM-barrel-like domain-containing protein, giving the protein MFGKIFSSLGGTLGSTFGGGILSTIGRFAGKAFGDYLDRLNHEPEEYHRFKNIKESFHLSTARYGEPIALVFGLARVSGKIIWANQIKEVENTTSYKEYFPYFHQVKSIGSLTECKYYLSCAISICEGEITEITRVWANDELINLGKYNFRLYLGSETQTPDPLIESCLGLGKTPAFRSLSYLVFEDLPLEDFNDSIPNFAFEVTRKANIPMEANYSIVENLISAINMIPGSGEYVYDTIVQYKTIESSYGSVISHTAINSHNQLNIADSVFSLNQLQTICPNIKWIAPVVSWFADNLNTELCSIKPAIEFNDPHTKYSAEWRVSHYSRATAKIISKDNNNNPNYGGSVNDASLLRYLQELKKRNLKIMFYPMFFMDVPGKLWRGYVTGSPDSIHQFFNKAEGYNNFILHYARLVKDYVDAFVIGSELIGITSIKDSADNFPGVNELIKLAKLVKEIVGVRVLVTYAADWSEYHHTSGGWYNLDPLFASPDIDFVGIDAYFPITRTLNSQITGEEIIKGCHSSEGYDYYLDSDGQKQPLSAAYAWKNLRYWWENHHYNPNGLVTNWQPKMKKIWFTEFGFPSIDKAPNQPNVFFDPFCQDGGVPKYSSGATDFTVQRTAIKGFLEYWQAEEYIEEMFLWCWDARPYPAWPHGNIWRDNHLWEKGHWVNGKFGSCSLAAIILELSNKCGISMHKIDISTIDETVEGLVLNKVLSTIDIINSLRIFYFFDILANERDQIKFIKRGYGSLHNLNQQALIKLSDNSYLKQTEIPKENIISKLAINFIDRFNNYNNYYCYVNNENSSNNPPLALKIPIILSPIEAERLGQLILKNAALESKIIKFVILSIFHGYEPGDFVILHYFSYRYQVRVVSIELLNLTSLITGIIDEADSYYLPAASTTAVVESISLDEAKCIILDLPFNIVSTGDRPYLAVYLQSNINQFLYISESGDDYVKIANLTKRTYIGSVVNFDNAANINIVTVDTISKLIISCKNFEDIVINDWNLAIWGQEIIKFQKWQKLDTHTYQIQEMIRGNFSTQQFIYSHGNNEHFILLERSPNIIPVSSKLKNKAVYFKVGNLKPWKFNFQNKANIKDK; this is encoded by the coding sequence ATGTTCGGTAAGATTTTTAGCTCGTTAGGGGGTACGCTCGGTAGCACTTTCGGCGGAGGCATATTATCAACTATAGGTAGATTTGCCGGCAAGGCTTTCGGCGATTATTTAGACCGATTAAATCATGAACCGGAAGAATATCATCGCTTTAAAAATATTAAGGAAAGTTTTCATTTATCCACAGCTCGTTACGGCGAACCGATAGCTCTAGTTTTTGGTCTTGCCAGAGTTAGCGGCAAAATAATCTGGGCAAATCAAATTAAAGAAGTAGAAAATACGACTAGCTACAAAGAATATTTCCCTTATTTTCATCAAGTTAAATCTATCGGTAGTTTAACGGAATGCAAATATTACTTATCTTGCGCTATCAGCATATGTGAAGGAGAAATTACCGAAATTACTAGAGTCTGGGCAAATGATGAATTAATAAATTTGGGTAAATATAATTTTAGATTATATTTAGGTTCGGAAACTCAAACTCCCGATCCTTTAATTGAAAGCTGCTTAGGACTCGGTAAAACTCCCGCTTTTCGCTCTCTTAGCTATCTGGTATTTGAAGATTTACCGCTAGAAGATTTTAACGATTCTATTCCAAATTTTGCATTTGAGGTAACAAGAAAAGCTAATATCCCTATGGAGGCTAATTATTCAATAGTCGAGAATTTAATAAGTGCTATAAATATGATTCCGGGATCGGGCGAATATGTTTATGATACGATAGTACAATACAAAACGATAGAAAGCTCTTACGGCAGCGTTATCAGCCATACGGCAATTAACTCACATAATCAGCTTAATATTGCCGATAGCGTATTTAGCCTTAATCAATTACAAACTATTTGTCCAAATATAAAATGGATAGCACCGGTAGTTTCTTGGTTTGCCGATAACCTAAACACTGAACTATGTAGTATAAAACCGGCGATAGAATTTAACGATCCTCATACTAAATATTCGGCGGAATGGCGAGTAAGCCATTATAGCCGTGCGACCGCTAAAATTATTTCTAAAGATAATAACAATAATCCTAATTACGGCGGCAGCGTTAACGATGCTAGTTTACTTCGTTATCTGCAGGAACTTAAAAAGCGTAATCTAAAAATTATGTTTTATCCGATGTTTTTTATGGATGTACCGGGCAAACTGTGGCGTGGCTACGTTACCGGTTCGCCTGATTCTATCCATCAATTTTTTAATAAAGCAGAAGGATATAATAATTTTATTCTTCATTATGCAAGGCTTGTTAAAGATTATGTTGACGCTTTTGTTATCGGTTCGGAACTTATCGGTATTACGAGTATTAAAGATTCTGCCGATAACTTCCCCGGAGTTAATGAACTTATCAAGCTTGCTAAATTAGTCAAAGAAATAGTCGGCGTGCGGGTATTAGTCACTTACGCCGCTGATTGGTCGGAATATCATCATACAAGCGGCGGCTGGTATAATTTAGACCCGTTATTTGCCTCTCCCGACATCGATTTTGTCGGTATAGATGCTTATTTTCCTATAACTAGAACTTTAAACTCACAAATAACAGGTGAAGAAATTATAAAAGGTTGTCATTCAAGTGAAGGTTATGATTACTATCTAGACTCCGACGGGCAAAAGCAACCTCTATCTGCCGCTTATGCTTGGAAGAATTTAAGATATTGGTGGGAGAATCATCATTATAATCCTAACGGCTTAGTTACAAATTGGCAGCCGAAAATGAAAAAAATATGGTTTACCGAATTTGGCTTTCCTTCAATCGATAAAGCACCGAATCAACCGAATGTATTTTTTGATCCCTTTTGTCAAGACGGCGGAGTACCTAAATATTCTTCCGGTGCTACGGATTTTACAGTACAACGTACAGCGATAAAAGGTTTTTTAGAATATTGGCAAGCAGAGGAATATATTGAAGAAATGTTTTTATGGTGTTGGGACGCTAGGCCCTATCCTGCTTGGCCGCACGGTAATATTTGGCGCGATAATCATTTATGGGAAAAGGGACATTGGGTTAACGGTAAATTCGGTAGCTGTAGCTTGGCGGCAATAATTTTGGAATTATCTAATAAATGCGGTATCTCAATGCACAAAATCGATATTTCTACTATCGATGAGACAGTAGAGGGATTAGTGCTAAATAAAGTTTTATCAACAATAGATATTATCAATTCTTTAAGAATATTTTATTTTTTTGATATCTTGGCAAATGAGCGTGATCAAATCAAATTTATTAAACGCGGTTACGGCTCTTTACATAATTTAAATCAACAAGCATTAATAAAATTATCGGATAATAGTTATTTAAAACAAACCGAGATACCGAAAGAAAATATTATCAGTAAACTGGCGATTAATTTTATTGATCGTTTCAATAATTATAATAATTATTATTGTTACGTAAATAATGAAAATTCTTCAAATAACCCACCGCTAGCTCTAAAAATACCTATTATTTTATCTCCTATAGAGGCAGAGAGATTAGGGCAATTAATCCTAAAGAATGCCGCTTTAGAGAGCAAAATAATAAAATTCGTAATATTATCCATATTTCATGGTTATGAGCCGGGCGATTTTGTAATATTACATTATTTTAGTTACCGGTATCAAGTGAGAGTAGTGAGTATTGAATTATTAAACCTTACTTCTCTAATTACCGGTATTATTGATGAGGCAGATTCTTATTATTTACCGGCAGCAAGTACTACTGCTGTGGTAGAATCAATCAGCTTAGATGAGGCTAAATGTATTATTCTTGATTTACCTTTTAATATTGTCAGTACCGGCGACCGACCTTATTTAGCTGTTTATTTACAAAGCAATATCAATCAATTTTTATATATTTCCGAATCCGGCGATGACTATGTTAAAATAGCTAATTTAACTAAACGCACTTATATAGGGTCGGTAGTTAATTTTGACAATGCCGCAAATATTAATATTGTAACGGTCGATACGATATCCAAGCTTATTATTAGCTGTAAAAATTTTGAGGATATTGTAATTAATGATTGGAATTTAGCAATTTGGGGTCAGGAAATTATTAAATTTCAAAAATGGCAAAAACTAGATACTCATACCTACCAAATTCAAGAAATGATCAGAGGTAATTTTTCTACTCAACAATTCATATATTCTCATGGCAATAATGAACATTTTATTTTATTAGAACGCAGTCCTAATATAATTCCCGTATCGTCTAAATTAAAAAATAAAGCAGTCTATTTTAAAGTCGGCAACCTTAAACCGTGGAAATTTAACTTTCAAAACAAAGCAAATATAAAAGATAAATAA
- a CDS encoding DUF2608 domain-containing protein has protein sequence MLFLKLKLFIKKYFIALILFGTGIATAEIIEVDSLDKINQDFEEIYNKDYLPQDMLVVIGLDKLIFKSLLPSASALGQEGYSKLLPIFKKIKPQSKQVYIDQLLLVDYKQELADTALPNFIKIISNNNIAIIAVSKNFTGNFNNIPTLEIWLADYLKKNFDIDFSRSFSQSNYIIFNNLRSFDNTYPVFYKGILSSNNTPQAELILNFLIEVKFMPKILIAISSDEELLGSMQAQLSSYNSNIAYTGYHYVTADQENDNEKNLAYYTKFFNNLVNKVNKVQRTNSPTKTNKQNNKNPYDGTLN, from the coding sequence ATGTTATTTTTGAAATTAAAATTATTTATTAAGAAATATTTTATTGCTTTAATATTGTTCGGTACCGGCATTGCGACAGCAGAAATTATTGAAGTTGATAGCTTAGATAAAATAAATCAAGATTTTGAAGAAATTTATAATAAAGACTATTTACCGCAGGATATGCTAGTAGTTATAGGACTCGATAAGCTAATATTTAAGTCCTTATTGCCTTCAGCGTCTGCGCTTGGTCAAGAGGGCTATTCTAAATTATTGCCGATTTTTAAAAAGATTAAACCACAATCAAAGCAAGTTTATATAGATCAATTACTTCTTGTTGATTATAAACAAGAGTTAGCAGATACCGCTTTACCGAACTTTATAAAAATAATTAGTAATAACAATATAGCTATAATAGCGGTTAGTAAAAATTTCACCGGTAATTTTAATAACATCCCTACGCTTGAAATATGGTTAGCCGATTATTTAAAGAAGAATTTTGATATTGATTTTTCTCGAAGTTTCTCACAAAGTAACTATATAATCTTTAATAATTTACGAAGTTTTGATAATACTTATCCGGTATTTTATAAAGGTATATTAAGCAGCAATAACACTCCGCAGGCTGAGCTAATACTTAATTTTTTAATTGAAGTAAAATTTATGCCGAAAATTCTTATAGCAATCAGTAGCGATGAAGAGCTATTAGGCTCTATGCAGGCGCAGCTTAGTAGTTATAACTCTAACATCGCTTATACCGGCTATCATTATGTTACTGCCGATCAAGAAAATGATAATGAAAAGAATTTAGCGTATTATACTAAATTTTTTAATAATTTGGTAAACAAAGTAAATAAAGTACAAAGAACCAATTCACCGACCAAAACCAACAAGCAAAATAATAAAAATCCTTATGACGGTACACTCAATTAA
- a CDS encoding DUF2608 domain-containing protein, whose protein sequence is MSSIHNKLLLLFFLVMPFISYGQIIPTYSIDSITIKKLLPQIDAATLVLVNIDNTIITPQSKMFRYNNNPYIAFVDNLYNLAKSNYAINGIIASLMVQRQMMLVEPNWSDFINKMKSQGAMVFGFTEVTPPCKLINNFEGWKYSQLRAFNINFTDKVNNKEMFRFDDHDADAPVFYEGILFTGTASKLQTLIKFLKIIPSAPLKIVIFENNKTELKKIDSFLRMVDVEYYGIEYLGWQRIIGYPDEHTAKLQQDTLLKTGKWLEDAEAENFLKSQQENE, encoded by the coding sequence ATGAGCAGTATACACAACAAATTATTATTATTATTTTTCTTGGTCATGCCTTTTATAAGTTACGGTCAAATAATTCCTACTTATTCCATTGATTCAATAACAATTAAAAAATTATTGCCGCAAATTGATGCTGCTACACTGGTATTAGTTAATATAGATAATACGATTATCACGCCGCAATCGAAAATGTTTCGCTATAATAATAATCCTTATATAGCTTTTGTAGATAATTTATATAACTTGGCAAAGTCTAACTATGCAATTAACGGGATAATAGCTTCGTTAATGGTGCAAAGGCAGATGATGTTAGTAGAACCGAATTGGTCTGATTTTATAAATAAGATGAAATCGCAAGGTGCAATGGTTTTTGGTTTTACTGAAGTAACTCCGCCATGTAAGTTAATTAATAATTTTGAAGGGTGGAAATATAGTCAGCTTCGAGCATTTAATATTAATTTTACGGATAAGGTTAATAATAAAGAAATGTTTAGGTTTGACGATCATGATGCAGATGCTCCTGTTTTTTATGAAGGTATATTATTTACCGGTACTGCAAGCAAACTCCAAACTCTTATTAAGTTTTTAAAAATTATACCTTCCGCTCCCCTTAAAATTGTAATTTTTGAAAATAATAAGACGGAACTAAAAAAAATAGATTCTTTTTTGAGAATGGTCGATGTAGAATATTACGGTATAGAATATTTGGGGTGGCAAAGAATAATAGGCTATCCTGATGAACATACAGCCAAATTACAGCAAGATACGCTTCTGAAGACCGGTAAGTGGTTAGAAGACGCGGAAGCAGAAAATTTTTTAAAAAGCCAACAAGAGAATGAATAA
- a CDS encoding 3'(2'),5'-bisphosphate nucleotidase CysQ — MSNLINALKDLIIKTGEIALDIKKVGLVVEDKLDGSPVSNADKEISELIYRDLQILTPSVTIICEEQPLPLLNSDTFWLIDPIDGTKSYISGKDTYTINMGLIKNGIPTIGLIYQPSNAKLYYTDANGNLKIEQNSVEIPLLGAANQESKKNGFNAVISFHHQNKATTNFLDKYLINKIESIASSIKLCLIAEGEADLYPKLGGQTMEWDIAAGHALIKASGGNIFDLDGKEISYGKKNFANPDFFACSSYWLQKNIA, encoded by the coding sequence ATGAGTAATCTAATTAATGCCCTAAAAGATTTAATTATTAAAACCGGAGAAATTGCTTTAGATATCAAGAAAGTTGGATTAGTAGTTGAGGATAAGCTTGACGGTTCTCCTGTATCCAATGCAGATAAAGAAATCAGCGAGCTTATTTATCGAGATTTACAAATTTTAACCCCTAGCGTAACAATAATTTGTGAGGAACAACCGCTGCCGCTATTAAATAGCGATACATTTTGGCTAATTGATCCGATTGATGGAACAAAAAGTTATATAAGCGGTAAAGATACTTATACTATAAATATGGGTCTTATAAAAAACGGCATTCCGACTATCGGCTTAATATATCAGCCTTCAAATGCTAAATTATATTATACCGATGCGAACGGTAACTTAAAAATTGAACAAAATTCAGTAGAAATTCCCTTGCTTGGGGCGGCTAACCAAGAATCTAAGAAAAACGGTTTTAATGCGGTGATTAGTTTCCATCATCAAAATAAAGCAACAACGAATTTTTTGGATAAATATTTAATAAATAAGATAGAAAGTATAGCAAGTTCTATTAAATTATGCTTAATCGCGGAAGGAGAGGCTGATCTATATCCTAAACTCGGCGGGCAAACTATGGAATGGGATATCGCTGCCGGTCATGCTTTAATCAAAGCTAGCGGCGGTAATATTTTCGATCTTGACGGCAAGGAAATTAGTTACGGTAAAAAGAACTTTGCTAACCCCGATTTTTTTGCCTGTAGTTCTTATTGGTTACAAAAAAACATTGCATAA
- a CDS encoding APC family permease, with product MLKKLGFWSVFALVTGSQIGTGIFILPASLAPFGIYSIWGWILSSCGAISIALLFAALCAKFPKTGGPHVYVQEAFGNFAAFFTGWTYWIISFVSTGAVIISAIGYLTPLIGDQTNMVYLILEISLLIAIAALNFKGPGIAARAEFFLTILKFIPLLIVAICALYRFDLNNFVTDEKVVNLRLPELMGRVALLTFWCFIGIECATTSAGSVINPSKTIPRAIVFGTICVATLYLINSIGIMGLISGTQLMHSKAPYVDAARLLFGGGWHLLISLIASVICIGTLNAWVLTSGQIALGLAEDGLMPRLFAKKNADDAPIWGLIISCGGIVPLLIFTANESFFDQITQIMEMSVVAFLFVYLICGIAFLKILFTSKEKAAYYYPLIGILSIIFCGWIIYETPLKTLIIASMFTFSGLPVYFFWYRRCCTAQ from the coding sequence ATGTTAAAAAAACTAGGTTTTTGGTCGGTTTTCGCTTTGGTAACCGGTAGCCAAATCGGCACGGGAATTTTTATATTACCGGCCAGTTTAGCCCCTTTCGGTATATATAGTATTTGGGGCTGGATATTATCCTCCTGCGGTGCTATTAGCATTGCGTTGTTATTTGCCGCTTTATGTGCAAAATTCCCGAAAACCGGTGGTCCGCATGTATATGTTCAAGAGGCATTCGGTAATTTTGCCGCTTTTTTTACCGGTTGGACTTATTGGATTATTTCCTTTGTTAGTACCGGTGCGGTGATTATTTCGGCAATAGGTTATTTAACTCCTTTAATCGGTGATCAAACTAATATGGTTTATTTGATTCTCGAAATATCATTATTAATTGCTATTGCCGCTTTAAATTTTAAAGGTCCGGGAATAGCGGCGCGTGCCGAGTTTTTTCTTACTATTTTAAAGTTTATTCCTTTATTGATAGTGGCAATATGCGCATTATATCGGTTTGACCTTAATAATTTTGTTACCGATGAAAAAGTGGTTAACTTAAGACTGCCGGAGCTTATGGGACGAGTAGCGTTACTAACTTTCTGGTGCTTTATCGGCATAGAATGCGCTACTACTTCGGCGGGTTCGGTAATTAATCCTTCAAAGACGATCCCAAGGGCTATAGTGTTCGGTACTATTTGCGTAGCGACTCTATATCTTATCAATAGCATCGGGATAATGGGTTTAATTTCCGGCACGCAATTAATGCATTCTAAAGCGCCGTATGTTGATGCGGCTCGGTTACTTTTCGGCGGGGGATGGCATTTATTAATCTCTTTGATAGCGTCGGTTATCTGTATCGGTACGTTAAATGCTTGGGTGTTAACAAGCGGGCAAATCGCATTAGGGCTTGCGGAAGACGGGCTAATGCCTCGCTTATTTGCTAAGAAAAATGCCGACGACGCACCTATATGGGGGCTTATAATAAGTTGCGGGGGGATCGTACCTTTATTGATTTTTACGGCTAATGAGAGTTTCTTTGATCAAATCACTCAAATAATGGAGATGTCGGTAGTTGCTTTTTTATTCGTTTATTTGATTTGCGGTATAGCATTTTTAAAAATACTTTTTACTTCCAAAGAAAAAGCGGCTTATTATTATCCGCTAATCGGCATTTTATCGATTATTTTTTGTGGTTGGATTATTTACGAAACACCTTTAAAAACTTTAATTATCGCTAGTATGTTTACCTTTAGCGGTTTGCCGGTATATTTCTTTTGGTATCGGCGTTGTTGCACGGCTCAATAA